The proteins below are encoded in one region of Caulobacter henricii:
- a CDS encoding heme biosynthesis protein HemY, whose translation MIRAAFVLFLVAAVAVATVALMGEPGRAHLDWMGWRVEMTAAAAALLTLFSALLATVLWRGLIWVIEAPRRAALARAENKRKQGVEALSRGFLAVAAGDGSEARRLAQKAADLAEDTPALVRVLAAQAAETAGDHVAAKSAYSAMLGFPEMRLAGLRGLMQTALAEGDRLAAVRHAETAFGLARTARWAWRALLESRLEAGDWVAALDLAQSALDRKIVPPVVAERARAALLAASAASLEGSEEPRKRSQALDFATQAVKLKPDFAPGVIMASRLLSAEGKTAKAGQLIEAAWKSAPHPALWLAYRDLKTNETPKARAARLAALAALKPEARESRILRVESGLVGGDPVAARAAARLLDDEAPTARFAGLMARVAFANGEADEARAWIARGTAAPQEPDWSDLDPEGRAFAYGREDWARLAVSYAETGELIHPRHERRERTMNDLPELPSAYVESTPFVRAAEVGGPLMPIPDDPGVYDAPALPEPSGEGPAPRRGTGARRRLASGPRAAK comes from the coding sequence ATGATCCGCGCCGCCTTTGTCCTGTTCCTCGTCGCGGCCGTCGCCGTCGCCACCGTGGCCCTGATGGGCGAGCCGGGCCGGGCCCATCTCGACTGGATGGGCTGGCGGGTCGAGATGACCGCCGCCGCCGCCGCCCTGCTCACCCTGTTCTCCGCCCTGCTGGCCACGGTCCTGTGGCGGGGCCTGATCTGGGTGATCGAGGCCCCGCGCCGCGCCGCCCTCGCCCGGGCTGAGAACAAGCGTAAGCAGGGCGTTGAAGCCCTGTCGCGCGGCTTTCTCGCCGTGGCGGCGGGCGACGGCTCCGAGGCCCGTCGCCTGGCCCAGAAGGCCGCCGACCTGGCCGAGGATACACCGGCCCTGGTTCGGGTCCTCGCGGCCCAGGCGGCCGAGACGGCCGGCGACCATGTCGCCGCCAAGTCCGCCTATTCGGCCATGCTCGGCTTTCCCGAAATGCGCCTGGCCGGCCTGCGCGGCCTGATGCAGACGGCCTTGGCCGAGGGTGACCGCCTGGCCGCCGTGCGCCATGCCGAGACCGCCTTTGGCCTGGCGCGCACGGCACGCTGGGCCTGGCGGGCCCTGCTAGAATCCCGGCTCGAGGCCGGCGACTGGGTCGCGGCCCTCGACCTCGCTCAGAGCGCCCTCGACCGCAAGATCGTGCCGCCGGTCGTGGCCGAGCGGGCCCGGGCGGCCCTTCTGGCCGCCTCGGCCGCCAGCCTCGAAGGGTCCGAAGAGCCCCGCAAGCGCAGCCAGGCCCTCGACTTCGCCACCCAGGCCGTCAAGCTCAAGCCCGACTTCGCCCCCGGCGTGATCATGGCCTCCCGCCTGCTGTCCGCCGAAGGCAAGACCGCCAAGGCCGGGCAGCTGATCGAGGCCGCCTGGAAGAGCGCGCCGCACCCGGCCCTCTGGCTGGCCTATCGCGACCTGAAGACCAATGAGACGCCCAAGGCCCGCGCCGCCCGGCTGGCCGCCCTGGCGGCCCTGAAGCCCGAGGCCCGCGAAAGCCGCATCCTGCGGGTCGAGAGCGGCCTGGTCGGCGGCGATCCGGTGGCAGCCCGCGCTGCGGCTCGCCTCCTTGATGACGAGGCCCCCACAGCCCGTTTCGCCGGCCTGATGGCCCGGGTAGCCTTTGCCAATGGCGAGGCCGACGAGGCCCGCGCCTGGATCGCCCGGGGCACTGCCGCCCCTCAGGAGCCCGACTGGTCCGACCTGGATCCGGAAGGCCGCGCCTTCGCCTATGGCCGCGAGGACTGGGCCCGCCTGGCCGTCAGCTACGCCGAGACCGGTGAGCTGATCCATCCTCGCCATGAGCGGCGTGAGCGGACCATGAACGATCTGCCCGAGCTGCCGTCGGCCTATGTGGAATCGACGCCCTTCGTCCGCGCGGCCGAGGTCGGCGGTCCCCTGATGCCGATCCCTGACGACCCCGGCGTCTATGACGCGCCGGCCCTGCCGGAGCCCTCCGGCGAGGGTCCGGCGCCGCGCCGTGGCACAGGTGCACGTAGACGCTTGGCAAGTGGCCCGCGCGCCGCTAAATAG
- a CDS encoding COG4223 family protein, with amino-acid sequence MNAAHDPAEIVTPSDPALYARRRPLLGPGFWAMIALCLSCILLGALVTRFGPSWFPVATQVDRQIQAAPSPTPPSARLPVGSPLPVEAAAPVPAAPVVEVERLEARIAALESGQKGVLDAAAAALAAASLAEAAQTTGPFDETLASLGRVLPMSPDLRALTRLAQTGAPTRAGLAAEFETLAGRAATAARDPGEDADLLARIRYALSGIVSIRQVSSTRGSTPDAMLARAQRLLDAGEVEAAIRALDPLPDSARVVLSPWLASAERRVEVDRHVAAIRADALAGLAQVTRAAP; translated from the coding sequence ATGAACGCCGCACACGATCCCGCTGAAATCGTCACCCCCAGCGATCCCGCGCTGTATGCCCGCCGCCGTCCCCTGCTCGGACCGGGCTTCTGGGCGATGATCGCGCTCTGCCTGTCCTGCATCCTTCTCGGAGCTCTGGTCACCCGGTTCGGGCCGAGCTGGTTCCCGGTCGCGACCCAGGTGGACCGACAAATCCAGGCCGCGCCCAGTCCGACCCCGCCGTCCGCGCGCTTGCCGGTCGGCTCGCCCCTGCCGGTGGAGGCCGCTGCGCCGGTGCCCGCAGCACCGGTCGTCGAGGTCGAACGTCTGGAAGCCCGAATCGCGGCCCTCGAATCCGGCCAGAAGGGCGTGCTCGACGCTGCCGCAGCAGCCTTGGCCGCAGCCTCCCTGGCCGAGGCCGCCCAGACCACGGGCCCCTTCGACGAGACCCTGGCCAGCCTGGGCCGGGTCCTGCCGATGTCACCCGACCTGCGCGCCCTGACCCGCCTGGCCCAGACCGGGGCCCCGACCCGGGCCGGTCTGGCGGCCGAGTTCGAGACCCTGGCCGGCCGCGCCGCCACCGCCGCACGCGACCCCGGCGAAGACGCCGACCTGCTGGCCCGCATTCGCTACGCCCTGTCCGGCATCGTCTCGATCCGCCAGGTCAGCTCGACGCGCGGCTCGACGCCGGACGCCATGCTGGCCCGGGCCCAGCGCCTGCTCGATGCCGGTGAAGTCGAGGCCGCGATCCGGGCCCTCGACCCCCTGCCTGATTCGGCCAGGGTGGTGCTGTCGCCGTGGCTGGCCTCGGCCGAGCGCCGGGTCGAGGTCGATCGCCACGTGGCGGCGATCCGGGCCGACGCCCTGGCGGGCCTCGCCCAGGTGACGCGGGCTGCCCCATGA
- a CDS encoding uroporphyrinogen-III synthase, with the protein MTAGGTVWITRARPGAEATAGRVEALGYAPLIDPLLEIRSLAPAVTLDGIAALAFTSVNGVEAFARLSPARTLPVFAVGEATAASARAAGFAPVSSADGDVAALAALIEKVRPGPVLAVGALEPAADLPALLARAGLQARALAVYAAIDRLPAAPTLARLPDLKAVLLQSPRAARGLAAILEQHPAPTLRALCLSPAVAEPLAAATRSGHLGSVALAPRPRESALLDLLAR; encoded by the coding sequence ATGACAGCGGGCGGCACGGTCTGGATCACCCGCGCCCGCCCCGGGGCCGAGGCCACCGCCGGTCGGGTCGAGGCCCTGGGCTATGCGCCGTTGATCGACCCCCTGCTGGAGATCCGCAGCCTGGCACCGGCGGTCACGCTCGACGGCATCGCGGCCCTGGCCTTTACCAGCGTCAATGGGGTCGAGGCCTTTGCCCGACTGAGCCCCGCCCGGACCCTGCCGGTCTTTGCGGTGGGCGAGGCCACGGCCGCATCCGCCCGGGCTGCGGGCTTTGCCCCGGTGTCCAGTGCCGACGGCGACGTGGCGGCCCTGGCTGCTCTGATCGAAAAGGTGCGGCCCGGGCCCGTGCTCGCGGTCGGGGCTCTTGAGCCCGCCGCCGACCTGCCCGCCCTGCTGGCCAGGGCCGGACTGCAGGCCCGGGCCCTGGCGGTCTATGCCGCGATCGACCGCCTGCCCGCTGCTCCCACCCTGGCAAGACTTCCTGACCTGAAGGCCGTTCTGCTGCAGTCGCCCCGGGCCGCCAGGGGGCTGGCCGCGATCCTCGAGCAACATCCGGCCCCGACCCTGCGGGCCCTGTGCCTGTCGCCGGCGGTGGCCGAGCCGCTGGCGGCAGCGACCCGGTCCGGCCACCTCGGCTCTGTGGCCCTGGCGCCGCGACCGCGCGAATCCGCCCTGCTCGATCTCCTCGCGCGATAG